The following coding sequences lie in one Sorghum bicolor cultivar BTx623 chromosome 6, Sorghum_bicolor_NCBIv3, whole genome shotgun sequence genomic window:
- the LOC110436412 gene encoding uncharacterized protein LOC110436412, with protein sequence MTIEQLMGMQDNLMQAMRNRMNNEPVAAPPPVQVCDKRGEFLKGRPSVFTHASDPLETDDWLKAVDKQLNIAQCSDLEKVLYASGQLQGPTQEWWESYQYGCLNNAPPVTWKEFTKGFRSHHIPEGLIELKAEEFWSLKQGSMSVSEYRDKFAQLSRYAPYEVARDSDKQRLFLKGLYDGLQLHLMSNTYPCFQELVNRAIVIDNKRKKMDAKKRKLQGQPSGSNTRPRAYPQQGFPQRNQGPPNQWNRGQFPQRPQYH encoded by the coding sequence atgactattGAGCAGCTCATGGGTATGCAAGACAATCTGATGCAAGCCATGAGGAACCGCATGAACAATGAACCAGTAGCAGCACCACCGCCGGTTCAAGTCTGCGACAAGCGTGGGGAGTTCTTGAAAGGACGTCCCTCAGTGTTCACTCATGCCTCTGATCCACTGGAGACAGACGACTGGTTAAAAGCAGTCGATAAGCAGCTGAACATAGCCCAATGTAGTGACCTGGAGAAAGTGTTGTACGCCTCAGGCCAACTGCAAGGACCTACTCAggagtggtgggagtcctaTCAATATGGATGCCTGAACAATGCTCCGCCAGTCACCTGGAAGGAATTTACTAAAGGGTTCAGGTCCCATCATATTCCAGAGGGTCTGATAGAACTGAAAGCAGAAGAGTTCTGGTCTCTCAAGCAGGGATCGATGTCAGTCAGTGAGTATCGTGACAAGTTTGCACAACTGTCACGATATGCTCCATATGAGGTGGCTAGGGACTCTGACAAGCAGCGCCTCTTCCTGAAGGGTTTGTATGATGGACTGCAGCTACACCTGATGAGCAACACCTACCCTTGTTTTCAAGAATTGGTGAACCGTGCTATTGTCATCGACAACAAGCGCAAGAAGATGGACGCAAAGAAGAGAAAGCTCCAAGGGCAGCCGTCGGGCAGCAACACTCGCCCACGTGCATATCCTCAGCAGGGATTCCCTCAGCGCAACCAAGGGCCACCAAATCAGTGGAACCGTGGTCAGTTCCCACAGCGCCCTCAGTACCACTAG